A window of Costertonia aggregata contains these coding sequences:
- a CDS encoding SIR2 family NAD-dependent protein deacylase, which produces MRKKITVLTGAGISAESGIKTFRDADGLWEGHDVMEVASPQGFARNPKLVLDFYNQRRRQLLEVLPNEAHKALKYLEDYFEVTIITQNVDNLHESAGSSDVIHLHGELLKVRSTKDEDFVVDWKKDLVQGDTCPKGHQLRPHIVWFGEEVPLLEKAAYITSNSDILIIIGTSMQVYPAASLVHYVKPNTPIYFIDPKPSVTTSDYKNITIIPNTAAKTVPDLVEKLISKENQASP; this is translated from the coding sequence ATGAGAAAAAAGATAACTGTTTTGACCGGTGCGGGCATCAGTGCCGAAAGTGGCATCAAGACCTTTAGGGATGCTGATGGACTTTGGGAAGGGCATGATGTCATGGAAGTAGCCTCTCCCCAAGGTTTTGCAAGAAACCCAAAACTTGTACTAGATTTTTACAATCAAAGGCGAAGGCAACTATTGGAAGTCTTACCCAATGAGGCACACAAAGCATTAAAATATCTGGAAGATTATTTTGAAGTTACCATTATCACCCAAAATGTAGACAACCTTCACGAAAGTGCCGGAAGCTCAGACGTTATTCATTTACATGGCGAACTTTTAAAGGTTAGGAGCACCAAAGATGAAGATTTTGTAGTTGATTGGAAAAAAGACCTTGTTCAAGGAGACACCTGCCCTAAAGGACATCAACTACGACCACACATTGTCTGGTTTGGTGAAGAAGTGCCCTTATTGGAAAAAGCGGCATATATCACCAGCAATAGCGATATCCTGATTATAATAGGAACCTCAATGCAGGTTTACCCAGCGGCAAGTTTGGTACATTATGTCAAACCAAATACACCTATCTATTTTATTGACCCCAAACCCAGCGTAACCACTTCCGACTATAAAAATATTACTATCATCCCAAATACCGCTGCAAAGACAGTACCTGACCTGGTCGAAAAACTTATATCCAAAGAAAACCAGGCCAGCCCATGA
- a CDS encoding adenylosuccinate lyase: protein MTKEELFRTLNYVDATREKRLNMSKRVLEQPQLLKPLIQIAFEEDNPISCKAAWVLEFVTKQKLSLIFPHLDFFMNNINKLHLESSVRPVAKICEELVLNHFSKNKITAQEELTIKHLEKITAACFDWLIGNFKVAPKAYAMTTLLKLGEVFDWIHPELRLILEQNYHTGSAAYKARARMVLKKLE, encoded by the coding sequence ATGACAAAAGAAGAACTGTTCAGAACATTGAACTATGTGGATGCTACGAGGGAAAAGCGATTGAACATGTCCAAAAGGGTTTTGGAGCAACCCCAACTGTTAAAACCCCTTATTCAGATTGCCTTTGAAGAAGATAATCCCATTTCATGCAAAGCAGCATGGGTGTTGGAGTTTGTAACAAAGCAAAAACTGTCTTTGATTTTCCCCCATCTTGATTTCTTTATGAACAACATAAATAAGCTACATTTAGAATCTTCTGTACGACCGGTTGCGAAAATCTGCGAAGAATTGGTCCTAAATCACTTTTCAAAAAACAAAATTACAGCCCAAGAAGAGTTAACAATAAAACATTTGGAAAAAATTACCGCAGCTTGTTTTGACTGGTTAATAGGGAATTTTAAAGTAGCCCCAAAGGCATATGCCATGACGACCCTTTTAAAATTAGGAGAAGTGTTTGATTGGATACACCCAGAACTAAGGTTGATACTGGAACAGAATTACCATACGGGCAGCGCAGCATACAAGGCCAGAGCGAGAATGGTTTTGAAAAAACTGGAATAG
- the purB gene encoding adenylosuccinate lyase: protein MSLTALNAISPIDGRYRNKIENLAPYFSEEALIKYRVRVEIEYFIALCEIPLPQLSDFDTSKFSLLREIYMNFDAKDAQEIKEIEKTTNHDVKAVEYFIKSAFDRLGLSAHKEFIHFGLTSQDINNTAIPLSIKEAMNEVYVPQYFELLEKLKELSAEWSEIPMLARTHGQPASPTRLGKEIAVFVERLKEQFNLLNDIPSAAKFGGATGNYNAHKVAYPQIDWKAFGQKFVQEKLGLHHSFPTTQIEHYDHMAALFDTLKRINTIILDLNRDFWTYVSMDYFKQKIKQGEVGSSAMPHKVNPIDFENSEGNLGIANALFEHLSAKLPVSRLQRDLTDSTVLRNVGVPFAHTVIAFLSTLKGLNKLLLNKEKFETDLENNWAVVAEAIQTILRREGYPNPYEALKGLTRTNERINQQSIANFINTLEVSESIKTELKQITPSNYTGV from the coding sequence ATGTCTTTAACTGCGTTAAATGCCATTTCTCCCATTGATGGGCGGTATAGAAATAAAATAGAAAACCTAGCCCCCTATTTTTCTGAAGAAGCTCTCATTAAATATAGGGTAAGGGTAGAAATTGAATACTTTATCGCACTCTGCGAAATACCATTACCGCAACTATCTGATTTTGATACTTCTAAATTTTCTTTATTGCGGGAAATTTACATGAATTTTGATGCAAAAGACGCACAGGAAATCAAGGAGATTGAAAAAACTACCAACCACGATGTAAAAGCGGTCGAATATTTTATCAAATCCGCCTTTGACCGATTGGGACTGTCGGCACACAAAGAATTTATCCATTTTGGGTTGACTTCACAGGATATAAACAACACGGCCATACCCCTTTCTATCAAAGAAGCGATGAACGAAGTATACGTGCCACAGTATTTTGAATTACTTGAAAAATTAAAGGAACTGTCTGCTGAATGGTCAGAAATACCCATGTTGGCAAGAACCCATGGCCAACCGGCGTCCCCTACCCGCTTAGGTAAGGAAATTGCCGTATTTGTTGAACGGTTGAAGGAACAGTTCAATTTACTGAACGATATTCCCAGCGCGGCAAAATTTGGTGGGGCTACCGGTAATTATAACGCACATAAAGTAGCATATCCACAGATTGACTGGAAAGCCTTCGGTCAAAAATTCGTACAGGAGAAATTAGGGCTGCACCACTCCTTTCCCACAACTCAAATTGAACACTATGACCATATGGCCGCTCTGTTCGATACATTAAAAAGAATAAATACCATTATCTTGGATCTAAATAGGGATTTTTGGACCTATGTTTCGATGGACTATTTTAAACAGAAAATAAAACAAGGGGAAGTGGGCTCCTCGGCCATGCCGCACAAAGTAAACCCTATCGATTTTGAAAATTCCGAAGGTAATTTAGGTATCGCCAATGCCCTTTTTGAGCATTTATCGGCAAAATTGCCCGTGTCGCGTTTACAGAGAGATTTGACCGATAGTACGGTACTCAGGAACGTTGGTGTACCTTTTGCCCATACCGTAATTGCTTTTTTATCTACGCTAAAAGGTTTAAACAAACTTTTGCTGAACAAAGAAAAGTTTGAAACAGATCTTGAGAATAATTGGGCCGTGGTCGCTGAGGCCATACAGACTATTTTAAGGCGGGAAGGTTATCCCAATCCATACGAAGCCTTAAAGGGCCTTACACGTACCAATGAGAGAATAAACCAGCAATCCATCGCCAATTTTATAAATACTTTAGAGGTTTCAGAAAGCATAAAAACAGAATTAAAGCAAATTACCCCTAGCAATTATACAGGGGTTTAG
- a CDS encoding mechanosensitive ion channel family protein yields the protein MEDAQKWIDKGIDFIVEFGPRLLGAILIYIIGSWIIKKLMKLLRKGMSSQEYDKSLQKFLLSLAKWGLTIFLVITVISTLGVETTSLAAVIAAAGLAIGLALQGSLSNFAGGVLIIIFKPYKIGDLIEAQGVLGSVKEIEIFTTKLITPQNKLAIVPNGAMANGNIINYTAEGKMRVDTVVGVDYGSDIKKTKEVLLEMLKANPKVLQDPAPTVNVEALADSSVNLAVRPFCKPEDYWDVFFATVEGSKEALDKAGIEIPYPHEVQINK from the coding sequence ATGGAAGATGCACAAAAATGGATTGACAAAGGAATCGATTTTATAGTTGAATTCGGGCCAAGACTGCTCGGGGCCATCTTGATCTATATTATTGGTTCATGGATCATAAAAAAACTAATGAAACTCCTAAGGAAGGGGATGAGCAGTCAAGAATACGATAAGTCTCTTCAAAAATTTCTTTTGAGTTTAGCCAAATGGGGACTTACCATTTTTTTGGTCATAACCGTCATTTCAACATTAGGTGTTGAAACTACAAGTTTGGCAGCGGTAATAGCAGCTGCGGGCTTGGCCATAGGTTTGGCACTGCAAGGTTCTTTATCCAATTTTGCAGGGGGTGTTTTGATTATCATCTTCAAACCCTATAAAATCGGAGATTTGATAGAGGCTCAAGGTGTATTGGGCTCTGTGAAGGAAATAGAAATTTTCACCACCAAATTGATAACGCCACAAAACAAGTTGGCCATTGTACCTAATGGGGCCATGGCCAACGGTAATATCATAAATTACACTGCCGAGGGTAAAATGCGGGTTGACACCGTTGTGGGGGTTGATTACGGTTCGGACATCAAAAAGACGAAAGAAGTTCTGCTTGAAATGTTGAAAGCCAACCCAAAGGTATTACAAGATCCGGCACCAACGGTCAATGTGGAAGCATTGGCGGATAGCTCGGTAAATTTGGCAGTCCGTCCTTTCTGTAAACCAGAAGATTATTGGGATGTTTTTTTTGCTACCGTTGAAGGCAGTAAGGAAGCTTTGGATAAGGCCGGTATAGAAATCCCCTACCCACACGAGGTACAGATCAATAAGTGA
- a CDS encoding DUF4252 domain-containing protein, translating to MKKYTTSIIIVVILLLSSCSSTQSLQEYYVDNQENPNFISLDVPASILNLEETNLTDVQKEAIGSLKKLNILAFKKSQENVAEFKVEQANVKKILKNDKFVELMKLNSSYGKGVIKYLGDEDAIDEVIVYGSSDEKGFMLIRVLGDNMNPAHLVQLMNALQKSDYKGEGLGELGDFLKG from the coding sequence ATGAAAAAATATACAACCTCAATAATAATTGTAGTGATATTGCTACTATCATCATGCTCGTCGACCCAAAGTTTACAGGAGTATTATGTGGATAATCAGGAAAATCCAAATTTTATATCATTGGATGTACCTGCAAGCATTCTAAACTTAGAGGAGACCAATTTGACCGATGTGCAAAAAGAAGCCATTGGTTCGTTGAAGAAACTGAACATATTGGCCTTCAAGAAAAGCCAGGAAAATGTTGCCGAATTTAAGGTGGAACAGGCCAACGTAAAAAAAATCTTGAAGAACGATAAGTTTGTAGAGCTTATGAAACTAAATTCAAGTTATGGCAAAGGGGTAATAAAGTATTTAGGCGATGAGGATGCCATAGATGAAGTTATCGTGTACGGCAGTAGTGATGAAAAGGGTTTCATGTTGATTCGGGTCTTAGGCGACAATATGAATCCAGCCCATTTGGTACAGCTTATGAACGCTTTACAAAAATCGGACTATAAAGGCGAAGGCTTAGGTGAACTTGGTGACTTCTTAAAAGGTTAG
- a CDS encoding DUF4252 domain-containing protein has product MKNFKKITAIVAMAIFPMFGFSQSMFDKYEEMDNVGSVIVNKGMIDLVAKVSAMSDDKEAQEFMEMAQGLKGIKVFITEDKAVSVDMGATVRKYLNSSKLEELMRVKDKDVNVKFYIKNGKKKDHVSELLMFVSGMKDLDVDMNGRKFETVLVSMTGDIDLNKIGSLTKKMNLPNDLNKAGKGE; this is encoded by the coding sequence ATGAAAAATTTTAAAAAAATCACTGCAATAGTAGCAATGGCCATTTTCCCCATGTTCGGATTCTCGCAATCTATGTTCGATAAGTATGAGGAAATGGACAATGTGGGGTCGGTCATAGTGAATAAGGGTATGATAGATCTTGTCGCCAAAGTTAGTGCTATGTCCGATGACAAAGAAGCACAGGAATTCATGGAAATGGCCCAGGGCTTAAAGGGCATCAAAGTTTTTATCACCGAGGATAAAGCGGTATCGGTAGATATGGGCGCAACGGTACGTAAATATTTGAACTCCTCGAAGTTGGAAGAATTAATGCGCGTAAAGGATAAAGACGTAAACGTTAAGTTTTACATTAAAAACGGTAAAAAGAAAGATCATGTGAGTGAACTTTTGATGTTCGTATCTGGAATGAAGGATTTGGATGTGGACATGAACGGCAGAAAGTTCGAAACCGTTTTGGTCTCTATGACCGGCGATATAGATCTGAATAAAATCGGTTCATTGACCAAAAAAATGAACCTGCCCAACGATTTGAACAAGGCTGGTAAAGGAGAATAA
- a CDS encoding DUF4252 domain-containing protein produces MKKYSTIFVLALLPLVGIAQSLFDKYEDLDNVTAVVVNKSMFNLLSKIDVEVDDPEAKDFMDIAQSVNSLKVFTTEDKSIGLDMKASVAKYLKSASLEELMRIKDKDANVKFYIKSGKDDDHVSELLMFVTGMKSDVEVNGRKFETVLLSLTGDIDLNKINSLTKKMNLPDELNKAGNKNR; encoded by the coding sequence ATGAAAAAGTATAGTACAATATTCGTTTTGGCACTATTGCCGTTGGTAGGCATTGCACAATCTTTATTTGACAAATATGAAGATTTGGACAATGTGACCGCTGTGGTCGTGAACAAAAGTATGTTCAACCTTTTGAGCAAGATAGATGTTGAGGTAGATGATCCGGAAGCCAAGGATTTTATGGACATCGCCCAAAGTGTAAACAGCCTAAAGGTGTTTACCACCGAAGACAAATCGATTGGTCTTGACATGAAGGCATCGGTCGCCAAGTATCTAAAATCAGCTTCTTTGGAAGAATTGATGCGTATCAAAGACAAAGATGCCAATGTAAAGTTTTACATAAAAAGCGGTAAGGACGATGACCACGTTAGTGAACTTTTGATGTTCGTAACCGGAATGAAGTCCGATGTTGAGGTCAATGGCCGAAAGTTTGAAACGGTTTTGTTGTCCTTGACCGGGGATATTGACTTGAATAAAATCAATTCATTGACCAAAAAAATGAATCTTCCGGACGAATTGAACAAAGCCGGGAATAAAAACCGATAA
- a CDS encoding RNA polymerase sigma factor translates to MNQSEFLNVVMPFKDKLYRMAKRLLVSAEEAEDATQEILLKLWSKNKKISEYKSVEAFAMTMTKNFCLDRLKSKQASNLKLVHSNYTNEDSSLQTQVEAKDSVSWVEKIMDELPEQQKMVLQLRDVEEYDFEEISELLHMKPTAVRVALSRARKLVREKLIQKHSYGIG, encoded by the coding sequence ATGAATCAAAGTGAGTTTTTAAATGTGGTAATGCCTTTTAAGGACAAGTTGTACCGAATGGCAAAGCGGCTATTGGTTTCCGCAGAGGAGGCAGAGGATGCCACCCAGGAAATACTGTTAAAGCTTTGGTCCAAGAACAAAAAGATAAGTGAGTATAAAAGTGTTGAAGCCTTTGCAATGACCATGACCAAGAATTTTTGTCTAGATCGTTTAAAATCAAAACAGGCCAGTAACCTAAAGTTGGTACATAGCAACTATACAAATGAGGACAGCTCTTTACAAACACAAGTTGAGGCAAAAGACAGTGTAAGTTGGGTAGAAAAAATAATGGACGAATTGCCCGAACAGCAAAAAATGGTACTGCAATTACGGGATGTTGAAGAATATGATTTTGAAGAAATATCCGAGTTGTTGCATATGAAACCAACGGCCGTACGGGTAGCCTTATCAAGGGCAAGAAAATTAGTAAGGGAAAAATTAATACAAAAACATAGCTATGGAATTGGATAA
- a CDS encoding S41 family peptidase — MKRYLILITIALLWIGCNKDDDNGIPEPGGPDPQPQANVEVQDFMWKAMNLWYFWQADVTDLADTRFNNDEDYTNFLRSEDNPEDFFKKLLFTEDRFSFFNDDYKELVNNFAGVSKSNGMEFGLSRFGSGNDVFGFVQYVVPGSDADAKGVKRGDIFKTVNGQQLFQDRANASNNNYELFDLDTYTIDISTIIDNTITDTGNEITLNKQENLVENPVFLTKTLDVNGIKVGYLMYNRFTSNFDEELNNAFGELRAANVSELVLDMRYNPGGSVNSSRLLASMVYGTRTNDLYIRQRWNPKIQAAFGAAQLEDFFADTTGDGTPINTLNLSKVYVLATRGSASASELVMNGLAPYVDVIHIGTTTRGKNEFSLTFVDDPNREGAPYVYTESRESNINPNNSWAIQPLCGRNENADGFFDYTSGLAPDIELPEDIANLGVLGDENEPLLARALQEISGATAKRSFTVKMPANTITNSKMFTQIKDNMYLDKPLNNITIQ, encoded by the coding sequence ATGAAAAGATATTTGATTTTGATTACCATAGCGCTGTTATGGATTGGATGTAATAAAGATGATGACAATGGAATTCCTGAGCCAGGAGGGCCTGATCCCCAGCCACAGGCAAATGTAGAAGTCCAAGATTTTATGTGGAAAGCTATGAACCTATGGTATTTTTGGCAAGCGGATGTTACCGATTTAGCAGATACACGTTTTAATAACGACGAGGATTATACCAATTTTTTGAGGTCAGAGGATAATCCAGAAGATTTTTTTAAAAAACTCTTATTTACAGAAGACAGATTCAGTTTTTTTAACGATGACTACAAAGAATTGGTAAACAACTTCGCAGGAGTTTCTAAAAGCAATGGTATGGAGTTTGGACTATCACGCTTTGGTTCTGGTAACGATGTGTTCGGTTTTGTGCAATATGTTGTACCTGGTTCAGATGCCGACGCAAAAGGGGTAAAAAGAGGAGATATCTTCAAAACCGTAAACGGACAACAATTATTTCAAGACAGGGCAAATGCAAGTAATAACAATTATGAGTTATTCGACCTAGATACGTATACCATAGATATTTCTACAATTATCGATAATACGATTACGGATACGGGAAATGAAATAACATTGAACAAACAAGAAAACTTGGTTGAAAATCCTGTTTTTTTGACCAAAACATTAGATGTCAATGGCATAAAAGTCGGTTATTTAATGTACAATAGGTTTACGAGCAACTTTGACGAAGAGCTAAACAATGCCTTTGGGGAACTGAGAGCTGCCAATGTAAGCGAGCTTGTTTTGGATATGCGTTATAATCCTGGCGGTTCTGTTAATTCATCTCGTTTATTAGCTAGCATGGTTTACGGTACGAGAACAAATGATTTGTACATAAGACAGCGTTGGAATCCCAAAATACAAGCTGCATTTGGCGCAGCACAATTAGAAGATTTTTTTGCAGATACTACAGGTGATGGTACACCTATAAACACACTAAACCTTTCTAAAGTATATGTTTTGGCTACGCGCGGTTCTGCTTCTGCTAGTGAATTAGTGATGAACGGTCTTGCTCCTTATGTTGATGTAATTCATATAGGGACTACAACAAGAGGGAAAAATGAATTTTCTTTGACTTTTGTAGACGACCCAAATAGAGAAGGTGCTCCTTACGTTTATACAGAATCTAGAGAAAGTAATATAAACCCCAACAACAGCTGGGCTATTCAACCTTTATGTGGCAGAAATGAAAACGCTGATGGTTTTTTTGACTATACCTCTGGTTTGGCTCCAGATATAGAGTTACCAGAAGATATTGCCAACCTTGGCGTACTTGGTGACGAGAACGAACCTTTATTAGCAAGAGCGTTACAAGAAATTTCCGGCGCAACCGCGAAAAGAAGTTTTACGGTTAAAATGCCTGCAAACACTATCACCAACTCTAAAATGTTTACCCAAATAAAGGATAATATGTATTTGGACAAACCTCTAAATAATATAACTATTCAATAA
- a CDS encoding TonB-dependent receptor plug domain-containing protein codes for MNKKLLGFSAMVMLCTKVVAQQQQQDSMKLQELDEVVVSDSRFVLKRENSGKTVVKITAQELERNQGRSIAEIINTKSGLEVNGSRSFSGQNISVFARGGNNRQVLVLVDGIQVSDPSNVNGQYDLRLLNTLQIQSIEIIKGAASTLYGNSAATAVINITTKKAPADGVAMEVLSSLGTNQSQNDQNYNISDFSNTVTVAGNTGKLSILASGGHQFTDGLSAAIGEEADVFSRIDGNLKLGYVFSDRFNVTATAFYNKLNTDFDNGFPVEDADFSFRSEQSRFGLSTEYIYEKGSVQIHTAFNQITRDTRSSFPTAFNSESFILDAFNKYIFNDKLYTIIGVNIIDHKTFFTDDQSINTIDPYGNVVYVSDFGLNINAGVRLNNHSEYGSNLIYNFNPSYRIKINGGYIKFLGSYATSFIAPNLSQLFGPFGANPDLEPEENTTVEGGIEYRPSDKFRLSALYFDRKEENFIDFVGPGYINTLEDRNASGLEIEFVGRLTEALQVSSNYTFTESKDRVILRLPKHKINADIAYTFSGKTYTSLSYQYVSERLDFGEVPLDAFSLFDFYLKHDVNDTLNFFVSVNNIFNTDYFEVLNFTTRGRNVRLGMRLKL; via the coding sequence ATGAACAAAAAACTTTTAGGCTTTAGTGCCATGGTTATGCTATGCACTAAGGTTGTTGCCCAACAGCAACAGCAGGACTCCATGAAACTTCAAGAATTGGACGAAGTAGTGGTAAGTGACTCGCGTTTTGTATTAAAACGCGAAAATTCAGGTAAAACGGTCGTTAAAATAACGGCCCAAGAGTTGGAAAGAAATCAAGGACGGTCAATCGCAGAAATCATCAACACCAAAAGCGGTCTTGAAGTGAACGGAAGCCGAAGCTTCTCCGGTCAAAATATATCGGTGTTTGCCCGTGGTGGGAACAACCGTCAAGTTTTGGTACTGGTCGACGGTATACAGGTATCGGACCCTTCCAACGTAAATGGTCAGTATGATTTACGCTTATTGAACACCTTGCAAATACAGAGTATCGAGATCATTAAAGGAGCGGCCAGTACCCTTTACGGAAATTCCGCAGCTACGGCCGTAATCAACATTACCACGAAAAAGGCTCCTGCGGATGGTGTAGCCATGGAGGTTTTGTCAAGTTTGGGAACCAATCAATCGCAAAACGACCAGAATTATAATATTTCTGATTTTTCAAATACGGTAACGGTAGCGGGAAACACAGGAAAACTGTCTATTTTGGCCTCGGGCGGACATCAATTTACAGACGGACTTTCTGCGGCAATCGGAGAGGAGGCCGATGTTTTTTCCAGAATTGATGGAAACCTAAAGTTAGGGTATGTCTTTTCGGATAGATTCAATGTTACCGCAACGGCCTTCTATAATAAATTGAATACCGATTTTGACAATGGTTTCCCTGTGGAAGACGCCGATTTTAGCTTTAGAAGCGAACAATCCCGTTTTGGTCTGTCAACGGAATATATTTACGAAAAGGGCAGCGTACAGATACATACGGCCTTTAATCAAATAACCCGTGATACCCGGTCAAGTTTTCCCACGGCATTCAATTCAGAATCCTTTATTTTGGATGCATTTAACAAATACATTTTTAACGATAAGTTGTATACCATTATCGGAGTAAACATCATTGACCACAAAACTTTTTTTACCGATGACCAAAGCATCAATACCATTGACCCCTATGGTAATGTGGTTTATGTAAGTGATTTTGGGTTGAACATCAATGCAGGTGTCCGTTTGAACAATCATAGCGAATATGGGAGTAACCTTATATATAATTTCAATCCGTCATACCGTATAAAGATCAATGGTGGTTACATCAAATTTTTGGGTTCCTATGCCACTTCTTTTATTGCTCCCAACCTGTCCCAGTTGTTCGGTCCGTTTGGGGCAAACCCCGATTTGGAACCAGAGGAAAATACCACTGTAGAGGGAGGTATTGAGTATAGACCTTCGGATAAATTTCGCTTGAGTGCTCTTTATTTTGATAGGAAAGAAGAGAATTTTATTGATTTTGTAGGGCCGGGGTATATAAATACGTTGGAGGATAGAAATGCTTCCGGACTGGAGATTGAATTTGTCGGAAGGCTTACCGAAGCATTACAAGTATCTTCCAATTATACATTTACCGAGAGCAAGGATAGAGTGATACTCAGGTTGCCAAAACATAAGATAAATGCTGATATTGCTTATACTTTTAGCGGTAAAACGTATACATCGCTATCGTATCAATACGTTTCTGAACGGTTGGATTTTGGAGAGGTACCTTTGGATGCTTTTAGTCTGTTTGATTTTTATCTAAAGCATGATGTAAACGATACGCTGAATTTCTTTGTATCGGTCAATAATATTTTCAATACCGATTATTTTGAGGTTCTAAACTTTACCACTAGAGGGAGGAATGTTAGACTGGGAATGCGGTTAAAGCTTTAA
- a CDS encoding ABC transporter substrate-binding protein, which produces MKKITLLFLSLIWFCCKEKKEESLPFENTVDKVSIEYAKGFSIEKQANGLTTLKISSPWPNAKDRFTYALVPKEKMAFINLNKNEYDAIVTVPVEKVIVTSTTHIPALEALNVLDKLVGFPNTKFISSKAARKKINEGKLIEIGNNESINTEMVLSLSPEVVIGFGINAQNKAYETIQRSNIPVVYNGDWTEQTPLGKAEWIKFFAPFFEKEKEAEVIFEKIEASYNSVKELAKKTKIKPSVMSGALYKDVWYLPGGDSWAAQFLKDANVNYLWGEAAGTGSLSLSWESVLQKAKEADFWIAPAQFITYDDMKKASQHYQQFDAFTQKKVYTFANTKGETGGILYYELGPQRPDLVLKDLIHILHPEILPQHTLFFFKPLE; this is translated from the coding sequence TTGAAAAAAATTACGCTTCTCTTTTTATCATTGATCTGGTTTTGTTGTAAAGAGAAAAAAGAGGAGTCTCTCCCTTTTGAAAACACGGTAGATAAGGTCTCAATTGAATACGCAAAGGGATTTTCAATCGAAAAACAAGCTAACGGACTCACTACACTTAAAATAAGCTCACCATGGCCAAATGCAAAAGATAGATTTACCTATGCCTTGGTTCCCAAGGAGAAAATGGCATTTATAAACTTAAACAAAAATGAATATGATGCTATCGTTACCGTTCCTGTTGAAAAAGTAATCGTAACTTCCACTACACACATACCCGCTTTGGAAGCACTAAATGTATTGGATAAGCTTGTAGGTTTTCCCAATACAAAATTTATATCGTCAAAAGCTGCCAGAAAAAAAATAAATGAAGGTAAGCTGATAGAAATAGGCAATAACGAATCCATCAATACGGAAATGGTACTATCGCTTTCCCCTGAAGTCGTCATCGGTTTTGGCATCAATGCCCAAAACAAGGCTTATGAAACTATACAGCGTTCCAATATTCCCGTGGTATATAACGGCGATTGGACTGAACAGACCCCCTTGGGCAAGGCCGAATGGATCAAGTTCTTCGCTCCGTTTTTCGAAAAAGAAAAAGAGGCCGAAGTTATTTTTGAAAAAATAGAGGCATCCTATAATTCAGTAAAAGAACTGGCAAAAAAAACCAAGATAAAACCAAGCGTAATGAGCGGTGCCCTTTACAAAGATGTGTGGTATCTTCCCGGTGGGGATAGCTGGGCGGCACAATTCCTAAAAGATGCCAATGTTAACTACCTGTGGGGAGAGGCTGCCGGTACCGGGAGCCTATCGTTAAGTTGGGAAAGTGTGCTACAAAAGGCAAAAGAGGCCGATTTTTGGATTGCCCCCGCACAGTTTATCACATATGACGATATGAAAAAGGCAAGCCAACATTATCAGCAATTTGATGCATTTACACAAAAAAAAGTATATACTTTTGCAAACACAAAGGGAGAAACTGGCGGTATACTCTACTATGAGCTAGGACCACAACGACCGGATTTGGTTTTGAAAGACCTCATTCATATTTTGCATCCGGAAATACTTCCGCAACACACACTTTTCTTTTTTAAGCCCTTGGAATAG